A segment of the Capra hircus breed San Clemente chromosome 19, ASM170441v1, whole genome shotgun sequence genome:
GACCCAGGGCCCCAGAAGACAGAGTTTCTGGTGGTAACCCTGGATGGCAGCCGAAGGCAAAAAGAGGCCAGAGTCAGCAGTTAATAAGGTGGAGGCCCAGGCACCCACAGGGCATCTAAGCAACAGGCCTGAAGCAGGGGGTGGGATGAGGGctggaggggcctggcaggcacaGGCTCCTACTTACTTTCATGGCTCTTCATGGCATAGACGTCAACAGAGGGGTCAAATTCCCCAGGTCCAAAGAACCGGGGAAAGCTGAGGAGGTTGCCCGGGCTGTCTGGAGGCGTGCCGTAGGAGCAGAGCAGGCTGCCGCCCATCCCGTCGTTCTCACACTCCTCGTCCTCGGCCCGCTcctccacctccatctcctcctgctcTGCCCGGTCCACATCGTGGATGCCCAccagcaggctgtagtccatgatcTTCAGCTGGGCCAGGAACtagggaggtgggggaaggaaaggCGGAAGGCAGAGGTTAACATGGGACATCTGACGTGGCAGACTGGCATCTGGAAAGGGGAGAAAAGGCACTCCTTCAACTTAACTCTCCCACTCTGAAACACAGCAGAGCACAAGACATCAGAGTCTCTGCCCTGAACAAGTTCGATGTCTAATGGTGAAGACAGTCACTCCTCCAGGGCGAGGAGCTGTGTGAGTCCAGCAGTGGGAAGAGGGCCTCCCTGAGGAAAGGAGTCGAGGCTGATCCTAGTGAAGGAAGACAAGTCAGGCACGTAGAGGCTGCGGGAGTGGAAGCAGAAGGAGCCCTGCACGGAGCGGGAAGAGTCAATTCCATCTGGGACTGAGCGGCCACGGTGAGCTGGAGGAAAGAATGGAATGCTGCACCATGCATCCTTCCTCCCTGCAAGCGCTGGGAGCAGCACTGTGCTTGAGTCTCCCGAGCTAGGACTCCATAACCTGGAGAAGAACGAAGAGCGTGGGATGACGAGGACGAACAGTCAGCCGGCATTCCAGTTTAACTAGTGTGAGGCCAGTCATTGCTCCAAATCCTCTGTGCACTAGCCAGCGGCCACCGTCAGCCATGTGCCCGGCCTCCTGCTGTGGTCACACAGCAGCAAACTGTCCAAATGACCTAGAGAACTAGATGGAGAATCACAGCAGCACCACAGTGGCTCTCTCTAGAGGCCCACGAAGTAACTAAAAGCACAAGCAGCCCCGACGGAAGGTCACAGAGTCCTCTGAGAAAGGTGAAGCGCACCACTGCAAGAACTTCCGGACAAAGCCCTCTCAAGGCCAAGGGAGAAGTGGCCAGGGTCCCAGGAGAGAGACGGTGTGAGCCACACCCTCTCCTATCCGCCTGCAAACGTTTACAAAGCAACAAGCCAGCGAAGACAAATGAAGGTGTCAACTGTCTTAAATCCTCTTTGCAGGCAGAGCAGGGAGGAAAgtaggaaaaggaggagaaagactCTAGACAAACCTCAGAATAAAGGTACAAACACAGTAGGGGGTGGTTAAGATAAAGCTTCCTAAAAGAAGTTTGTAaaacccatgttcacagcagcgttACTCACAATGATGAGTgaaggttaattttatgtgtcaacttgactacaCTACTGGGTGCCCAGAATTGTGGTCAAACGCtattctgtgtgtgtctgggatGGTGCTCATGGAGGAGATTAACACCTGAATTGGTAAACTGATAAAGCAGATTGCTCTCTCTAAAGTAGGTGggcctcagtcagtcagttaaaGGGCGAAAAGAATAGAAAGGCTGACTCCTATGAGTAAAAGGGAACTCCTCCTGCCTAACTGCCTCCGACCTGGGCCATCAgtcttcttcctgccttcagacaCAGACTgaagaagcatcagttcttcctgcGTCTCGAGCCTGTTGGCCTCTGGACTAAAACTACACCATCAGCTCTCTTGGGTCTCCAGGTGGCCAACTGCAGACAGATTCGGGGActtttctcagcctccataatcctGTGAGCCAATTTCTTATAGTAaacatctatctatctacatcCTCCTCTGCTTCTCTGGAGATGTCTAACTAGATTAACTAGTTAATCTTAACTAGAgaccaagtgtccatcaatggatgaacagGTAAACAAAATGCGGTACATACATTCAACAGAATATCATTCAGCCTCAGGAAAGAGGAAGGACGTTCTGACAAAAGGCACAGAATGGATGATCTCTGAAGACATTAtgacaagtgaaataagccagacacagaggacaaacactgtatgatccaCTTATAAGAGATTCCTAGAGCAGTCGGCTTCATAAACACAAAGCAGAATGGGGCTGCCAGGGGCAAGGAAGAAGAGGGAATGGGTACTGAATTTTCACttgggaagatgaaaatgttctggagatggatggtggtgatggttgcacaaccacGTGAATGTACTGAATGCCTCTCAAAACCAGTTTAAGAGAGTAGATTTTATGTCatgcatattttaccacaattaaaaaaaacattttctaaagttTATACGTTTTCGTTGTAATAAACAGGCTCCCGAGTTATTAAAAATAGGAGGCACCAAGTTATCAAGTGGTGTAGATATCACGTTCATTATTTAGCACGTGTCCTCTCCAAAGAACTTCTCCACAGGAAGTCCCCTGCCAACCAGAAAGTTGCAAGGCAAGTGGGAGAATCTGAGCCAGAGAAAGGCGCGGTTGGTGGGTCTTAATGGTTGGTTTCCTGTCACTCTGACACCTAGATGCCTCCTCCACTATGGGTAACACAGAAAGGAAGCTTGAAGCGGAGTTTGAAAAGGAGGTGATAACAGATGAGAGAAGAAATGAGGGGAAGCACTTCAAACTGGGTCACACAGGTGTGGCCAGCACAAACTGTGTCCCCCCAAATGGAACGCATACTTGCGTGAGCTTTAGATGCAAGCAACTACCCACATGGCTCAAATCACCACCTTCCTCTTGTCCACACTTCTGGAAGCAGTGAATTCAACTTTCCTTAAGGTGAAGGAGGCTTCTGTTCTGGGGACAAGAGCTCAACCAAAGCAAAATCATGGGTAAGTACTTACCTCTACGTCCCGTTTCAGTTTTTCCAGGAAGttctttttactctcttctcCTACGTGCAGCTTCTGCCCTTCGTTGAGGAAGTCATTGTCTTTGAAGGTTGGCAAGTCCTTGGCCTGAGAGAGCAATAGCAGTGTTAGGCTGGCGGCCTACTTTGTGCACCTCCAAGGCTGTGGGTAATGATACAGGAGAGGAAAGGGTCTTTGGCACGAAGACAGCCAACCTGCTGATAAACAGCTCTGTCCAGGAGTCTACAGTCCCAGCTTCGGACAGGCAGAGATGGCAAGTATGTGGCAGGAGTCAGACAATGAGAACTGATCAAAGGATTTCCTTCTGGGCCTGGACTACCAGGCTTGAGCTACCTTGAGCTCAGGGCTCAAGCAGCCACTCACTGATTCAGGCTGGGCTGAGGTGGAAGCTGCCAGCCCTCTAGGACTACGAAGAGCCCAGCAACGGCAAAGGTGAAAGGCTGGTGACCAAGGCCTAGGCCAAGGATGAGGACAGGCAGGAGCTTAGTGACACAGTACTTCACATCCACAGACTGCGTGTCTAGGAACTAGGCTGGACGGCAGTGGAGGAAGGGACCGCAGGGGTGGGAGAAGGTGTTTCTGATTCCAAGTGACCCATTCCGCAAGTGATGAGCACAGACCCCAGCATACCTTCTCCTTGTCACTCGCTTCTCTGGCAACAGTAGAACCCTGAAAGGATAAGAGCTGTCAGGAGAAGTCCGAGCTGAGGCAAATTCCGCTGAGCGAAAAAAACATGGACCAGTCTTTAGGGCGCGGCAGCGGTGAACTCAAGTAGACTGGTTAGACTCCTAGAGGGGCCAGGAGGCAGCAACTTGTTCACTTCCTCTGTCACAGACTGGGTACAGGGCTCTGACTATAACCAGACCCGTGCTCGGGAAACAGGGCTGAACTGAGAGACTCAGTCCCTACCCTTAAGGAGCTCTCCTTCTAACAGGGGAGACAGGCAGTAAGCAGGAGCTACACAGTTAATTAATCCACTAATTACAATAGTGCAAAGTGGTACAGGTGAGAAGGCAGAACTCTCTAAGAGCATGCAGTACAGGACCACGGTCTAGACTAGACAGAGGTGTGGCCAAAGCCTGCCTCCTGGAATTAGTGATATTTGAGCTGAGCTTGAAAGGCTAAGTAGGAAGTGATTAGGTggggggaggtggaggtggagaagagggcagggagggaaaCAATGGCAGGCAGCCTCTGTGAGGTGCTGGGGGTGTGGAGAGCATGGGCACCGTGGGAGCAGAAAGGAGGCCAGTGCAGgtagcagagagagggagaggggtctgagggacctgggtcaggaagccagGTTCGGGAACAGCGGAGCACTGCGGTTCACAGGCACAAGTGTGTTTTTCACTGTGTCTAGAAATGTGCCTGTGCACAGTCCACGAGGCCTGGGCAGCTGCCAGGGTGTGTGTGCAGCACAGCCTGACCCGCCCTGCTGCCTTCGGGGTGCACATCCCCCGATGGGAATTGAAGAACACTCACTGCACATAAACAGGGGACATTTGCGGCTCGAATAACCTGTCACTGTCACTTGGACATGAGATAGCTTTCGGCTCAAGTGAGTTAGGAGTAGCAACTCTAGAGCCACTTGTCCACACCAAAACCTATGCCCCGGCTTTCCCAACATGTGGAAGCTGGAGGTGCAGCCCCTCCAAGCCTCCGGGAGAGAGGGCCACAGAGCTGGGAAACACAGAGCTCTTACCTTGAGGTCGTACTTGCGATGTACAGTGAGCCGATGGCTGAAAACGTTCCTGGTGACCACCATGTAGGTTTCCACACCATCCACAGTCAGTCGGTACATGCCCAGGAACTGTGGCAAAAGGGTGTTGCCGTGACACTCCACTATGAACTAGAAAGCAAGGGAGGAAGGAACAGGTGAAGGCGCCGGGACAGACAGGGCTCTTCCCAGGCTCACACGCCCCCTGGGATTCTAGCCTCTagactggtggtggtttagtagctcagtcgtgtccgactcttgcgaccccatggactgtagcctaccaggctcctctgcccatgggattctccaggcaagagtgctgaagtgggttgccatttccttctccagggaatcttcccaacccaggaatcaaacccaggtctcctgcatcacaggcagattctttaccgactgagctacaagggaagtctcGTCTCTAGACTAGCGGCTTCCAAATCAGATTCTGTGAAGTCATGGGGCTCCTCAGAC
Coding sequences within it:
- the PIP4K2B gene encoding phosphatidylinositol 5-phosphate 4-kinase type-2 beta isoform X2, which codes for MDTSLSIAQINELSNVPVPVMLMPDDFKAYSKIKVDNHLFNKENLPSRFKFKEYCPMVFRNLRERFGIDDQDYQNSVTRSAPINSDSQGRCGTRFLTTYDRRFVIKTVSSEDVAEMHNILKKYHQFIVECHGNTLLPQFLGMYRLTVDGVETYMVVTRNVFSHRLTVHRKYDLKGSTVAREASDKEKAKDLPTFKDNDFLNEGQKLHVGEESKKNFLEKLKRDVEFLAQLKIMDYSLLVGIHDVDRAEQEEMEVEERAEDEECENDGMGGSLLCSYGTPPDSPGNLLSFPRFFGPGEFDPSVDVYAMKSHESAPKKEVYFMAIIDILTPYDAKKKAAHAAKTVKHGAGAEISTVNPEQYSKRFNEFMSNILT
- the PIP4K2B gene encoding phosphatidylinositol 5-phosphate 4-kinase type-2 beta isoform X3, which translates into the protein MLMPDDFKAYSKIKVDNHLFNKENLPSRFKFKEYCPMVFRNLRERFGIDDQDYQNSVTRSAPINSDSQGRCGTRFLTTYDRRFVIKTVSSEDVAEMHNILKKYHQFIVECHGNTLLPQFLGMYRLTVDGVETYMVVTRNVFSHRLTVHRKYDLKGSTVAREASDKEKAKDLPTFKDNDFLNEGQKLHVGEESKKNFLEKLKRDVEFLAQLKIMDYSLLVGIHDVDRAEQEEMEVEERAEDEECENDGMGGSLLCSYGTPPDSPGNLLSFPRFFGPGEFDPSVDVYAMKSHESAPKKEVYFMAIIDILTPYDAKKKAAHAAKTVKHGAGAEISTVNPEQYSKRFNEFMSNILT